The following are encoded together in the Cryptosporangium phraense genome:
- a CDS encoding isocitrate lyase/PEP mutase family protein: MSKTQQQKADELAALNRAGTYVLPNAWDVGSAVLTANTGALVIATTSAGVSWGRGVPDGQHLTREAALDVVRDIAAAVDLPVSADVESGYGPGPSDVAETARGVVAAGAVGINLEDSGNPDGGLFDDGAQAARIRAAREAAAAAGLPNLQINARTDVYLAGIGAPEGRYDETLRRARAYADAGADTLFVPGLTDLDVIATLVADAPIPVNVMAGPGAPSVGELAKAGVRRVSLGASVAFAAYSLVVRATREVLHEGTYEALSEVEPWTVINGGFPSR; encoded by the coding sequence CGACGAGTTGGCCGCCCTGAACCGGGCCGGCACCTACGTGCTGCCGAACGCGTGGGACGTCGGGAGCGCGGTCCTGACCGCGAACACCGGCGCGCTCGTCATCGCGACGACGAGCGCCGGGGTGTCGTGGGGCCGGGGAGTCCCCGACGGGCAGCACCTGACCCGCGAAGCCGCCCTGGACGTCGTCCGGGACATCGCCGCGGCGGTCGACCTTCCGGTGAGCGCGGACGTCGAGAGCGGGTACGGCCCGGGCCCGTCCGACGTCGCCGAGACCGCCCGCGGGGTCGTCGCGGCCGGGGCCGTCGGGATCAACCTCGAGGACAGCGGGAACCCCGACGGCGGGCTGTTCGACGACGGCGCGCAGGCCGCCCGGATCCGGGCCGCGCGGGAGGCGGCGGCCGCCGCCGGACTCCCGAATCTGCAGATCAACGCCCGGACCGACGTGTACCTGGCCGGCATCGGCGCGCCCGAGGGCCGGTACGACGAGACGCTGCGCCGGGCGCGGGCCTACGCCGACGCGGGCGCGGACACGCTCTTCGTGCCGGGCCTCACCGACCTGGACGTGATCGCGACGCTGGTGGCCGACGCCCCGATCCCGGTGAATGTGATGGCCGGGCCGGGCGCGCCGAGCGTCGGGGAGCTGGCGAAGGCCGGGGTCCGCCGGGTAAGCCTGGGGGCGTCGGTCGCGTTCGCGGCCTACTCGCTCGTCGTGCGGGCGACCCGCGAGGTCCTTCACGAGGGCACCTACGAGGCACTGAGTGAGGTGGAGCCGTGGACCGTGATCAACGGCGGCTTCCCCAGCCGGTGA